In the Nicotiana tabacum cultivar K326 chromosome 16, ASM71507v2, whole genome shotgun sequence genome, one interval contains:
- the LOC107809596 gene encoding protein NSP-INTERACTING KINASE 2-like isoform X2 has product MIAILGYLTLFSFLAYANAMLTPAGVNYEVQALMEIKKALTDPHNVLNWDENAVDPCSWNMVTCSTDKFVISLASPSQSLSGKISPYIHNLTHLELVLLQSNNISGPIPLELGMLPKLKTIDLSDNKLTGKIPSSLAQLKNLQYLRLNNNSLTGAVPVDLANMTQLSLMDLSFNNLSGPVPRLLAKTFNILGNPMICATGKEAECNGTAPIPLSFLYNPQDNQPSGKPKTHKFAFAFGTSLGCICLLIIGFGFFLWWRQKHNKQIFFDSNELHHEEVCLGNLRRFQFKELQAATNNFSSKNILGKGGFGHVYKGRLQDGNIVAVKRLKDGNAAGGDQQFQTEVALISLAVHRNLLRLYGFCMTPTERLLVYPYMSNGSVASRLKAKPTLDWSTRKSIALGAARGLLYLHEQCDPKIIHRDVKAANILLDDYCEAVVGDFRLAKLLDHHDSHVTTAVRGTVGHIAPEYLSTGQSSDKTDVFGFGILLLELITGQRALEFGKAANQKGAMLDWVKKIHQEKKLDMLVDKDMKNNYDRIELEEMVQVALLCTQYHPSQRPKMSEVVRMLEGDGLAEKWEASQRAEPNTRCSRANEFSSSERYSDLTDNDSSLLVQAMELSGPR; this is encoded by the exons ATGATTGCTATTTTGGGATATTTGACCTTATTCAGCTTCTTGGCTTATGCTAATGCTATGCTTACCCCAGCTGGTGTCAATTATGAAG TGCAAGCTCTAATGGAAATAAAGAAGGCTTTAACTGATCCTCATAATGTTTTGAACTGGGATGAAAATGCTGTTGATCCCTGTAGCTGGAATATGGTGACTTGTTCAACTGATAAATTTGTCATTAGCCT GGCAAGTCCTAGCCAAAGTTTGTCTGGCAAAATATCACCATATATTCACAATTTGACTCACCTTGAGCTTGT ACTTCTGCAGAGCAATAATATTTCAGGACCAATTCCTTTGGAGCTTGGAATGCTTCCAAAACTTAAGACAATTGATCTTTCTGATAACAAGTTAACCGGCAAAATCCCTTCCTCTTTAGCTCAACTGAAAAACCTCCAATACTT GAGATTAAACAACAACAGTCTAACTGGAGCAGTTCCTGTGGACTTGGCCAATATGACTCAGCTGTCACTTAT GGACTTGTCTTTCAACAATCTCAGTGGTCCTGTACCAAGGCTTCTTGCTAAAACATTCAA CATTTTAGGGAATCCTATGATATGTGCAACTGGTAAAGAGGCAGAATGCAATGGAACAGCACCCATACCCCTCTCCTTTTTATACAATCCACAAG ATAATCAGCCTTCTGGAAAACCAAAGACTCACAAGTTCGCCTTCGCCTTTGGGACAAGTTTAGGGTGCATCTGCCTACTAATAATCGGCTTTGGCTTCTTTCTGTGGTGGAGACAAAAACACAATAAGCAGATTTTCTTTGACAGTAATG AGCTacatcatgaagaagtgtgcttAGGCAACTTAAGGAGATTCCAATTTAAGGAACTTCAGGCTGCTACAAACAACTTCAGCAGCAAGAACATACTAGGGAAAGGTGGTTTTGGACATGTTTATAAAGGCCGTCTTCAAGATGGGAATATTGTAGCTGTAAAAAGGCTCAAAGATGGAAATGCAGCTGGAGGCGATCAGCAATTTCAGACTGAAGTCGCGTTGATCAGCCTAGCAGTGCATCGCAATCTTCTCCGGTTGTATGGATTTTGCATGACACCAACTGAAAGGCTGCTGGTCTATCCTTACATGTCTAATGGAAGTGTAGCTTCACGGCTCAAAG CCAAACCAACCTTGGATTGGAGTACAAGAAAAAGCATAGCTTTGGGAGCTGCAAGGGGTTTATTATATCTGCATGAGCAGTGTGATCCTAAGATCATTCACAGGGATGTGAAAGCTGCAAACATATTACTTGATGACTACTGTGAGGCTGTTGTGGGAGATTTCAGATTGGCAAAGCTTCTGGATCATCATGATTCACACGTCACAACCGCGGTTAGGGGAACTGTTGGGCATATAGCTCCCGAGTACCTTTCTACCGGACAGTCCTCTGATAAAACGGACGTTTTTGGTTTTGGTATTCTCTTGCTAGAATTGATCACTGGCCAAAGAGCTTTGGAATTTGGTAAAGCAGCAAACCAGAAAGGCGCCATGCTTGATTGG GTAAAAAAGATACACCAGGAGAAAAAGCTAGACATGTTAGTGGACAAGGACATGAAAAACAACTATGATAGGATAGAGCTAGAGGAAATGGTACAAGTAGCATTATTGTGCACTCAATATCACCCAAGTCAGAGACCAAAAATGTCAGAAGTTGTAAGAATGCTAGAAGGGGATGGGCTAGCAGAGAAATGGGAAGCTTCTCAAAGAGCAGAACCTAACACAAGATGCAGTAGAGCCAATGAATTTTCCTCTTCAGAAAGATACTCTGATCTCACTGATAATGATTCTTCATTGCTTGTACAAGCAATGGAACTATCTGGTCCAAGATGA
- the LOC107809596 gene encoding protein NSP-INTERACTING KINASE 2-like isoform X1 produces MIAILGYLTLFSFLAYANAMLTPAGVNYEVQALMEIKKALTDPHNVLNWDENAVDPCSWNMVTCSTDKFVISLASPSQSLSGKISPYIHNLTHLELVLLQSNNISGPIPLELGMLPKLKTIDLSDNKLTGKIPSSLAQLKNLQYLRLNNNSLTGAVPVDLANMTQLSLMDLSFNNLSGPVPRLLAKTFNILGNPMICATGKEAECNGTAPIPLSFLYNPQVHSQLKVLCAISDNQPSGKPKTHKFAFAFGTSLGCICLLIIGFGFFLWWRQKHNKQIFFDSNELHHEEVCLGNLRRFQFKELQAATNNFSSKNILGKGGFGHVYKGRLQDGNIVAVKRLKDGNAAGGDQQFQTEVALISLAVHRNLLRLYGFCMTPTERLLVYPYMSNGSVASRLKAKPTLDWSTRKSIALGAARGLLYLHEQCDPKIIHRDVKAANILLDDYCEAVVGDFRLAKLLDHHDSHVTTAVRGTVGHIAPEYLSTGQSSDKTDVFGFGILLLELITGQRALEFGKAANQKGAMLDWVKKIHQEKKLDMLVDKDMKNNYDRIELEEMVQVALLCTQYHPSQRPKMSEVVRMLEGDGLAEKWEASQRAEPNTRCSRANEFSSSERYSDLTDNDSSLLVQAMELSGPR; encoded by the exons ATGATTGCTATTTTGGGATATTTGACCTTATTCAGCTTCTTGGCTTATGCTAATGCTATGCTTACCCCAGCTGGTGTCAATTATGAAG TGCAAGCTCTAATGGAAATAAAGAAGGCTTTAACTGATCCTCATAATGTTTTGAACTGGGATGAAAATGCTGTTGATCCCTGTAGCTGGAATATGGTGACTTGTTCAACTGATAAATTTGTCATTAGCCT GGCAAGTCCTAGCCAAAGTTTGTCTGGCAAAATATCACCATATATTCACAATTTGACTCACCTTGAGCTTGT ACTTCTGCAGAGCAATAATATTTCAGGACCAATTCCTTTGGAGCTTGGAATGCTTCCAAAACTTAAGACAATTGATCTTTCTGATAACAAGTTAACCGGCAAAATCCCTTCCTCTTTAGCTCAACTGAAAAACCTCCAATACTT GAGATTAAACAACAACAGTCTAACTGGAGCAGTTCCTGTGGACTTGGCCAATATGACTCAGCTGTCACTTAT GGACTTGTCTTTCAACAATCTCAGTGGTCCTGTACCAAGGCTTCTTGCTAAAACATTCAA CATTTTAGGGAATCCTATGATATGTGCAACTGGTAAAGAGGCAGAATGCAATGGAACAGCACCCATACCCCTCTCCTTTTTATACAATCCACAAG TTCATTCCCAGCTGAAAGTCTTGTGTGCGATCTCAGATAATCAGCCTTCTGGAAAACCAAAGACTCACAAGTTCGCCTTCGCCTTTGGGACAAGTTTAGGGTGCATCTGCCTACTAATAATCGGCTTTGGCTTCTTTCTGTGGTGGAGACAAAAACACAATAAGCAGATTTTCTTTGACAGTAATG AGCTacatcatgaagaagtgtgcttAGGCAACTTAAGGAGATTCCAATTTAAGGAACTTCAGGCTGCTACAAACAACTTCAGCAGCAAGAACATACTAGGGAAAGGTGGTTTTGGACATGTTTATAAAGGCCGTCTTCAAGATGGGAATATTGTAGCTGTAAAAAGGCTCAAAGATGGAAATGCAGCTGGAGGCGATCAGCAATTTCAGACTGAAGTCGCGTTGATCAGCCTAGCAGTGCATCGCAATCTTCTCCGGTTGTATGGATTTTGCATGACACCAACTGAAAGGCTGCTGGTCTATCCTTACATGTCTAATGGAAGTGTAGCTTCACGGCTCAAAG CCAAACCAACCTTGGATTGGAGTACAAGAAAAAGCATAGCTTTGGGAGCTGCAAGGGGTTTATTATATCTGCATGAGCAGTGTGATCCTAAGATCATTCACAGGGATGTGAAAGCTGCAAACATATTACTTGATGACTACTGTGAGGCTGTTGTGGGAGATTTCAGATTGGCAAAGCTTCTGGATCATCATGATTCACACGTCACAACCGCGGTTAGGGGAACTGTTGGGCATATAGCTCCCGAGTACCTTTCTACCGGACAGTCCTCTGATAAAACGGACGTTTTTGGTTTTGGTATTCTCTTGCTAGAATTGATCACTGGCCAAAGAGCTTTGGAATTTGGTAAAGCAGCAAACCAGAAAGGCGCCATGCTTGATTGG GTAAAAAAGATACACCAGGAGAAAAAGCTAGACATGTTAGTGGACAAGGACATGAAAAACAACTATGATAGGATAGAGCTAGAGGAAATGGTACAAGTAGCATTATTGTGCACTCAATATCACCCAAGTCAGAGACCAAAAATGTCAGAAGTTGTAAGAATGCTAGAAGGGGATGGGCTAGCAGAGAAATGGGAAGCTTCTCAAAGAGCAGAACCTAACACAAGATGCAGTAGAGCCAATGAATTTTCCTCTTCAGAAAGATACTCTGATCTCACTGATAATGATTCTTCATTGCTTGTACAAGCAATGGAACTATCTGGTCCAAGATGA